Within the Marinobacter sp. SS13-12 genome, the region GATTACCGGCAAGGATTTTGTCCGTATGGCGGAGCGCTATGACCGTATGCAGGCAGTTGATCGCTGGGTGGTGGGCCAGATGCTGGACTGGCTGCGGGACAAGGCACCCGATCCGGAGCACATGGGTGGAATTTGCATAAACCTGTCCGGGCATTCGCTGAACGATCAGCTGTTGATGGAGTTCATCTACGACAAGCTGAGCCAGAAAGACGCCCCCATTGAAAGAATCTGGTTCGAGATTACCGAAGCCTCGGCCATCAACGATCTTCAGGGCATTTCCGAGTTCATCGAGGAAATGAAGGAGCTTGGATGCCGGTTCTGTCTGGGCGATTTCGGTAGCGGGCCAACGTCGTTCCAGTTCATGCGCAGCCTTCCTGTGGACTTTATCAAGCTGGACAGAGCCTTCACCAATCAACTGGATACCAGTGAAACGGATCAGGCCATGGTGAAGTCGATGGTCGACATGGCTCACTACATGAAACGGGAAGTCATTGCCTCACAGGTTGAAACCCGCGGGGTTCTCGATATGCTGGCCAGTCTGGGTGTGGATTATGCTCAGGGTTTCATCATCGAAAAGCCGCGGCTGCTCACCAGCCTGGACTGACTTTCCGGACCCCCTGTTATGTCAAAGCGCCATCCGATTATCGCGGTTACCGGCTCCTCAGGTGCCGGAACCACCACCACGGGCGAGATCTTCAGCCGGCTGTTTTCCAGCGAAGGGCTTCGGGCCGCCATGGTCAGTGGCGACAGCTTTCACCGCTACAATCGTGAGCAAATGGCTCGTCTTGCCGCCAAGGGCCAGTTTGGTGAGCGCAACCATTTTGCACTGGCCGCAAACCATATCGACAAGCTGGAAGCTCTGTTCTACGACTATGGCCACACCGGCAGCGGCCAGTTCCGTCAGTACGTTCACGACGAAGACAGGAAGCTGATCGAGGCGGGCCACAAGGCGGGTACGTTCACACCGTGGGGGCCACTTGCACCGGAAACGGATTTACTCTTCTACGAGGGACTCCATGGCGGGGTGGTCAGCGAGGCCTATAACATTGCCCAATATGTGGACCTGCTGGTAGGCGTGGTGCCTATCGTCAATCTGGAGTGGATCCAGAAGATCCATCGCGACACCAACAAGCGCGGGTATTCACAGGATGCGGTGGTGGAAACCATCATCAACCGCATGGACGATTATGTGCATGATATTGTCCCACAATTTACCCACACCCATGTGAACTTCCAGCGCATCCCCCTGGTGGATACGTCCAACCCCTTTGTTGTCCGGGATGTTCCCACCGAAGATGAGAGCCTGATCGTTATTCATTTCCGTGACCCGACGGATGTGGACTTTCCCTATCTGCTGCAGATGATTGCCGGCAGCAGCCTGTCCCGTCACGACACGCTGGTCATTCCCGGGACCAAGCTGTCCCTGGCCATGGATCTGATCATGCGGCCGCTGGTGTCAGAGTTGATGGCCCGCAAACCCTTCGCGTGATCAGGCGGTCAGGCGTCCGTCACGATAATCCCGCAGCGTCTGCTCAATCTCTTCCCGGCTGTTCATAACGAACGGGCCGTACTGAACCACGGGTTCGCCAATCGGTTTTCCGGCGATCAGCAGCAGACGCGCGCCGTTCTCACCGGCGCCGATCCGGATGCTGTCACCCGCCGACAGGACGCTGGCGGCCGAGGCCTGTAGAGCCTGCGTGCCCTTGTCCGATACCAGTGACGCGTCACCGGCGTAGAGATACAGCATGCCATCCAGCTCCGGGTTGACCGGCAGCAGAGCTTCTTTCCCCGGGGCCAGGTGAATATCCGCATACAGGGGGCGGGTACTGCCTCCGCTGACAGCTCCCTGATGCTCTTGCCCGTCAACGGTTACCGTGCCGGCAATCAGTTTTACCAGGCCGCCGTCAACGGTAATGGCCGGTATGTCCTCAGGCTGGATATCTCGGTAACCCGCTGGTTTCATCTTTTCTGCAGCCGGCAAATTGAGCCACAGCTGGAAGCCGCGCATCTGTCCGGATTCCTGCTGGGGCATTTCCGAGTGCACAATGCCGCGCCCGGCGGTCATCCACTGCACGCCTCCGTTTTTGAGATTGCCACGGTTGCCCAGATGATCTTCGTGGAGCATGTGGCCCTCGATCATGTAGGTAACCGTCTCAAACCCTCGGTGAGGGTGGGACGGGAAGCCGGCAATGTAGTCCTGGGGCTGGTCGGAACCGAATTCATCCAGCATCAGGAAGGGGTCAAGACGGATGTTCTGATGTTGTCCGATGGAGCGCTTGATGCGCACACCGGCACCGTCAGAGGTTTCCAGGGCAGGGATGGTTTGTTTTACAGCTCGCAGGGACATGGTTTGCTCCTCCTCAAGGGGTATAGCGTCTATTAGACGCCCTCGAAGGCAGAGGAATAAACCGGAGAATTCTGGAAGGAGACATCAAAAAAACTGAAGATCCGGTGATGGCAGGCCATCACCGGCACCAGATGAGGCTATTCCACGTTGCGGGAGTAGAAAATCTCCAGCATCTCCCGCCTCAGGCGGTCTTCAATGGACTGCGCTTCCTGTGGGTCCAGATCGCTGGCATTGACTCCGAACACGTAGTTATCCAGTTTGAAGTTCTTGAGCATCATCTTGGTGTGGAACATGTTCTCCTGGTACACGTTGACGTCAATTATCTGGTAGGCATTCTGGGTGTCTTCAGTCAGGTAGTTCTGGATCGAGTTGATGTCGTGATCAATATAGTGCTTGGTGCCGTCCACGTCGCGGGTAAAGCCCCGCACACGGTAGTCCACGGTGACCACGTCGGAATCAAAGCTGTGGATCAGGTAGTTCAGCACCTTCAGCGGCGAAATCAGGCCGCAGGTGGATACGTCGATGTCGGCGCGGAAAGTGCTCACGCCGTCGTGGGGGTGGCTCTCGGGATAGGTATGTACCGTCACATGGCTCTTGTCCAGGTGTGCCACGATGGCATCCGGCAGCGGGCCTGGAGACTCTTCGTTATCCGGCTCGCCGTTGCTGAGCTCGTGCTCGGCAATCAGCATGGTCACCGAGGCGCCGTGAGGCTCGTAGTCCTGGCGTGCAATATTGAGCACATTGGCCCCGATAATCTTGACCACATCCGTGAGGATCTGGGTCAGACGCTCGGCATTGTACATCTCGTCGATGTAGTCAATATAGGCTTCAGTTTGCTCTTCGGTCTGCGCAAAACAGATGTCGTAGATGTTGAAGCTCAACGATTTGGTCAGGTTGTTGAAACCATGCAGCTGTAGTTTGGTTTCCATGTTCTGCCCCCCCAAGTGACTGGAGATGAGTGTCAGTGGTCATGCCTGCCTGTTACAAGAATGCCACCAAGTCCGCCACCGATAACTGACCGGGTTGTTTACCTTTTGCGCAGACCGGCGGAGAGGGTGCGTATTATGCACACCGACCCTCGATTTTGGTAGAGTTCGGGGCAATATTGTAGCACCCGAATTTGTCCCGATTCAGGACGCCTCGCGGATCTCGTGGCTGTGGGTGATTTCCACTCCGGCTTTTTCCAGCATGATGGAAGCGGAACAGTACTTTTCCGCAGAAAGGCTGACCGCTCTTTTCACCAGGTTTTCCTTCAGCTTGCGCCCGGTGACCACAAAGTGCAGATGAATGCGGGTGAACACGGCTGGCACCGCGTCAGCGCGTTCTGCTTCCAGTTCGGCGTGGCAGGCAGTCACATCCTGACGGCTTTTCTGCAGGATGCTCATGACGTCAAAGGAGGAGCAACCGCCCAGCCCCATCAGCATCATCTCCATCGGCCTTGGCCCCAGATCCTTACCGCCATGGTCAGGAGGCCCGTCCATCTGTATCGCGTGGCCGCTGCCACTGGTTGCCCTGAAGCTGGCATCGCCGGTCCAGTCAATGGTTGCTTTCATCTGTTTTCGTGCTCCGGATGGGATATAACGTACAATTGGCAGGGATGCTAGCATATCCGGGTTGGCCCGGCAGCCTCGTAAAAGGCAGTGCCACTGATGTGGTCTATACTGTTTCAGGTTGCCGAAAGGGTGCCTTCTTGTTATAAGTTGCGTTCATAATGAATAAACCCGCACGGAAAGCAGGGTGAATAAAAACATTGGGATCCCGCCAGTAATCAGGAGGCATGACTCGCACTATGGCCACTATCGTCAAGCCGGTTGAGCAGAAAACCAAACACCTCGACTATTTTCTTTCGCAATGCCATCGCCGGCGTTACCCTGCCAAGAGCACCATCATCTATGCGGGGGATAAAAGCGATTCCCTGTTCTATATCGTCAAAGGGTCCGTTACCGTCATTATCGAGGATGACGATGGCCGCGAGATGATCATGGCTTACCTGAACGCCGGGGACTTCTTCGGTGAGATGGGGCTGTTCGACAACATGGACTCCCGCAGTGCCTGGGTAAAGGCCAAGACCGAGTGTGAAGTTGCCGAAATCAGTTACACCAAGTTCCGCGAAATCGCCCAGCAGGACCCCAGGGTGCTGTATTTCATTGGTGAGCAGATGGCCTCGCGCCTGCGCCAGACCACGCGCAAGGTGGGCGACCTGGCCTTCCTGGACGTGACCGGCCGTGTTGCCCGTACCCTGCTGGACCTGTGCAAGGAACCGGATGCCATGACCCACCCGGATGGCATGCAGATCAAGATCACCCGCCAGGAGATCGGCCGTATTGTGGGCTGTTCCCGCGAGATGGTTGGCCGAGTACTCAAAACTCTGGAAGACCAGGGCCTGGTCCGCGTCAAGGGCAAGACCATGGTGGTTTACGGAACCCGCTAGGCGGGCCTTGTATTACTCAACAATGGCCACGCTCTTGATCTGCAGGCAGACATCCATGCCGGGGCTGAGCCCCAGCTGATGCGCCGAGCGGCTGGTGATCCGGGACAGGAACGAGGTCTTGCCCGCCTGGAGTCGCACCGTTGTCATGCCGGGGCGATGTTCCGCAGCCATATCCATCACCCTGGCCGGAAGCAGGTTCTGGATGCTCTGGTCGTGATTGGCGGCCAGGGCGATGCTCACGTCACGCGCCAGTATCTGCAGTCTGACCCGGGTGCCGGTTTCGGACTGGCGGTCATCCCGCAGCCACAGGCTGCCCCCCTCGAATTCGGCGCGACAGAGGTGCCACTGCAGGTCCCGCTCCCGGATGATCGCAGGAACGATCACGGCGGCATCGTGCTCAAGAGCAAATGGCTGGTCAGGGCGGGCCAGTGTCTCTTGCAGTCCACCTTCGGCGACCACCCGGCCCTGATCCATCATCACAATGTTATCCGCAAGCCTGGCTACCTCTGCGGCTGAGTGGGATACATAGATGATCGGGATGTCCAGGCTGTCCCGCAGGGTTTCCAGGTAGGGCAGGATGTCCCGCTTGCTGGCCTGGTCCAGTGCCGACAGGGGTTCGTCCATCAGCAACAGTCGGGGGCTGGTCAGCAGGGCACGGGCGATAGCCACGCGCTGGCGTTCGCCGCCGGAGAGCCGTTCCGGCCGTCGGTCCAGTAAATGCGAGAGCCCCAGCCAGTCAATAACCTGCTGTGGATGAATCCGGCGCTGTGCTGCCGGAGTTCGGCGGTAGCCAAAATTCAGATTGCCGTTGACCGACAGATGGGGGAACAGGCTGGTTTCCTGAAATACGTAGGCCAGCGGGCGTTGATGGACTGGCAGGCAGCTGGTGCCGTCCTGCCACACATCTCCGTTGACGGACAGGTGGCCAGCGCATTCCTGCAGACCGGCAATGCATCGTAGCAGCGTGGTTTTGCCGCAGCCGGAATGGCCGAACAGGGCAGTCACACCGTTGCCCGGCAGTTGCAGGTCGACATCCAGCCGGAAACGGTCAAAACCAATTGCGACGCGGGCAAGGATTCCGGGCTCATTCATGATTTCAGGTTCCCGTTATTCAGGCGCCCGTTGATCAGGTAGAGAGTCAGCAACACGAGGAATGAAAACACCAGCATGCCCCCGGCCAGCAGGTGGGCTTTGGCGTATTCAAGGGTTTCCACATGGTCGTAGATAGCCACAGACAGCACCCGGGTTTCGCCGGGAATATTGCCGCCGATCATCAATACCACGCCGAATTCACCCAGGGTGTGGGCGAAAGTCAGCACCGCTGCGGTGAGGAACCCGGGGCGGGCCAGAGGAATCACCACTGAGAAGAACCGATCCAGCGGCGATGCCCGCAGTGTGGCTGCAACCTCCAGCATCCGTTCGTTGACGGTGGAAAACACATTCTGCAATGGCTGCACCGTGAAGGGCAGGGAATAGATCACAGAGGCAATCACCAGCCCGGCAAAGGTGAAGGGCAGGGTGCCAAGCCCGAGGGTCTTCGTCAGCGTGCCTACTATGCCCTCCGGGCCCATCAGTAACAGCAGGTAAAAACCCAGTACGGTAGGTGGGAGTACCAGTGGCAGCGCCACAATCGCGGCGACGGGTTGCCGGAGCCAATGGTTACTGCGGGCGAGCCACCAGGCAATGGGGGTTCCGATAACCATCAACAGGGCGGTGGTGATGCCGGCAAGTTTCAGGGTCAGCCAGACGGTCTGCCATTCCGGGCTCATTGATACTCCATGGGTTATTCGGCCGATTGCGGGATATCGTAGCCGTATTGGCGAATAATGTCCTGTGCTTCACGGCTGGCGAGGAACTCCAGCCATGCCCTGGCGGCCTCATTGTCCCGGCCTCGCTCCAGCAGGATGGCCTGCTGTGCGATGGGGTCGTGGTAGGTGTCGGGCACTTCCCAGCTGGCCCCGCCGCCCCGGGCGTCACGGAGCTGGGCCAGTGCCACAAATCCCGCGCTTGCATTGCCGGTGGCCACGAACTGGAAGGTCTGGGCAATGGATTCTCCCCTGACCAGCTTGCCTTCCAGAGCTGCCCGGAGGCCGAGGTTTTCCAGGGTTTGCCGGGCAGCCAGTCCGTAGGGTGCTGTTTTGGGGTTGGCGATAGCAAGGCGGCGAAAGTTACCCTCGCGCAGGAACGCCACTGGATCCGTGAACGCTTCCGGGTCGGGGCTCCAGAGCACCAGCTTACCCACTGCATAGGTGAAACGGGTGCCGGGTACTGCGGAACCGTTCTGCTCCATCAGGTGTGGTCGCTCCTGGTCAGCGGCAAGAAATACATCAAACGGCGCACCGTGACGAATCTGGGCGTAAAGCTTACCGGTGGAGCCGTAACTGATTCGGCTGCTGTGGCCTGTTGCCTCTGTAAACTGCGCAGCAAGGCGCTCGGAAGCTTCGTGAAAATTGGTGGCAACGGCCAGCCTGACCTCTCCTGCCAGCGCAGCTCCGGTTGCCATTAGCAGACTCAGGGTCAGCAATAAACGGATGGTGGCCGTCATGAAGGGGCTACTCCGGTGATTCAACAGTTGGTCGTGATCATACCTTCCCTGAGCGGGTAGCGTCATGCCTCAGTTGTCGGAATCAGTCTGCCGGGGAATACAGCCGAGTAGATGCTCCCGGAGCTCGTCGGCATTGGTTTCGTTGACCAGCTCGTGCCGGGCTCCCGCAAACAGCCGCTCGGACGCGACGTTCAGCCCCGCTGCCTTCAGGTTGGCCACGTGCCGGCCGAAACCCCTCCCCATTTCTCCCACCGGGTCGCGGTCTCCCGCCATCAGATGCACTGGAAGGTCTTTGC harbors:
- a CDS encoding phosphoribulokinase translates to MSKRHPIIAVTGSSGAGTTTTGEIFSRLFSSEGLRAAMVSGDSFHRYNREQMARLAAKGQFGERNHFALAANHIDKLEALFYDYGHTGSGQFRQYVHDEDRKLIEAGHKAGTFTPWGPLAPETDLLFYEGLHGGVVSEAYNIAQYVDLLVGVVPIVNLEWIQKIHRDTNKRGYSQDAVVETIINRMDDYVHDIVPQFTHTHVNFQRIPLVDTSNPFVVRDVPTEDESLIVIHFRDPTDVDFPYLLQMIAGSSLSRHDTLVIPGTKLSLAMDLIMRPLVSELMARKPFA
- a CDS encoding pirin family protein, with translation MSLRAVKQTIPALETSDGAGVRIKRSIGQHQNIRLDPFLMLDEFGSDQPQDYIAGFPSHPHRGFETVTYMIEGHMLHEDHLGNRGNLKNGGVQWMTAGRGIVHSEMPQQESGQMRGFQLWLNLPAAEKMKPAGYRDIQPEDIPAITVDGGLVKLIAGTVTVDGQEHQGAVSGGSTRPLYADIHLAPGKEALLPVNPELDGMLYLYAGDASLVSDKGTQALQASAASVLSAGDSIRIGAGENGARLLLIAGKPIGEPVVQYGPFVMNSREEIEQTLRDYRDGRLTA
- the speD gene encoding adenosylmethionine decarboxylase, translating into METKLQLHGFNNLTKSLSFNIYDICFAQTEEQTEAYIDYIDEMYNAERLTQILTDVVKIIGANVLNIARQDYEPHGASVTMLIAEHELSNGEPDNEESPGPLPDAIVAHLDKSHVTVHTYPESHPHDGVSTFRADIDVSTCGLISPLKVLNYLIHSFDSDVVTVDYRVRGFTRDVDGTKHYIDHDINSIQNYLTEDTQNAYQIIDVNVYQENMFHTKMMLKNFKLDNYVFGVNASDLDPQEAQSIEDRLRREMLEIFYSRNVE
- a CDS encoding OsmC family protein — protein: MKATIDWTGDASFRATSGSGHAIQMDGPPDHGGKDLGPRPMEMMLMGLGGCSSFDVMSILQKSRQDVTACHAELEAERADAVPAVFTRIHLHFVVTGRKLKENLVKRAVSLSAEKYCSASIMLEKAGVEITHSHEIREAS
- the crp gene encoding cAMP-activated global transcriptional regulator CRP, translating into MATIVKPVEQKTKHLDYFLSQCHRRRYPAKSTIIYAGDKSDSLFYIVKGSVTVIIEDDDGREMIMAYLNAGDFFGEMGLFDNMDSRSAWVKAKTECEVAEISYTKFREIAQQDPRVLYFIGEQMASRLRQTTRKVGDLAFLDVTGRVARTLLDLCKEPDAMTHPDGMQIKITRQEIGRIVGCSREMVGRVLKTLEDQGLVRVKGKTMVVYGTR
- the modC gene encoding molybdenum ABC transporter ATP-binding protein, which gives rise to MNEPGILARVAIGFDRFRLDVDLQLPGNGVTALFGHSGCGKTTLLRCIAGLQECAGHLSVNGDVWQDGTSCLPVHQRPLAYVFQETSLFPHLSVNGNLNFGYRRTPAAQRRIHPQQVIDWLGLSHLLDRRPERLSGGERQRVAIARALLTSPRLLLMDEPLSALDQASKRDILPYLETLRDSLDIPIIYVSHSAAEVARLADNIVMMDQGRVVAEGGLQETLARPDQPFALEHDAAVIVPAIIRERDLQWHLCRAEFEGGSLWLRDDRQSETGTRVRLQILARDVSIALAANHDQSIQNLLPARVMDMAAEHRPGMTTVRLQAGKTSFLSRITSRSAHQLGLSPGMDVCLQIKSVAIVE
- the modB gene encoding molybdate ABC transporter permease subunit, which codes for MSPEWQTVWLTLKLAGITTALLMVIGTPIAWWLARSNHWLRQPVAAIVALPLVLPPTVLGFYLLLLMGPEGIVGTLTKTLGLGTLPFTFAGLVIASVIYSLPFTVQPLQNVFSTVNERMLEVAATLRASPLDRFFSVVIPLARPGFLTAAVLTFAHTLGEFGVVLMIGGNIPGETRVLSVAIYDHVETLEYAKAHLLAGGMLVFSFLVLLTLYLINGRLNNGNLKS
- the modA gene encoding molybdate ABC transporter substrate-binding protein, which gives rise to MTATIRLLLTLSLLMATGAALAGEVRLAVATNFHEASERLAAQFTEATGHSSRISYGSTGKLYAQIRHGAPFDVFLAADQERPHLMEQNGSAVPGTRFTYAVGKLVLWSPDPEAFTDPVAFLREGNFRRLAIANPKTAPYGLAARQTLENLGLRAALEGKLVRGESIAQTFQFVATGNASAGFVALAQLRDARGGGASWEVPDTYHDPIAQQAILLERGRDNEAARAWLEFLASREAQDIIRQYGYDIPQSAE